A region of the Pseudoliparis swirei isolate HS2019 ecotype Mariana Trench chromosome 21, NWPU_hadal_v1, whole genome shotgun sequence genome:
gtgtgtgtatgtgtgtgtgtgtgtgtgtgtgtgtgtgtgtgtgtgtgtgtgtgtgtgtgtgtgtgtgtgtatgtatgtatgtgtatgtgtgtgtgtgtgtgtgtgtgtgtgtatgtgtgtgtactgtgtgtactgtgtgtgtgtgtgtgtgtgtggttaccagGTGAGGTAACCCAGGAATCCTCCCTGCAGGGACAGGTAGGccagccccccccaccccagaaGTGATGCTCTAGACTCCGCCTCCTGCGCCATCTTGACGctcacctgtacacacacacacacacacacacacacacacacacacaggtgtgttcaggctcagGTCGATGACATCACCGCGTGTCCTCGGTGTCTCCGGTGCTCACCGCCTCCAGCGGCTGCAGCTGCGCCGCTAGCCGCTCGCGCGCCGCTAGCAGCTCGCCGTGCGCGGCGTGCTGCCTCTGGGGCGGCGCCAGCGCCGCCTGCAGGAGGCGCACCACGTACTTCACGTCGTCCACGCCCTGCACGTGTTCGTGAGACGAGCCTGAGacacagggggcggggcttagtgcGAGCGCAGCCGCTGCTTCCTGTCTGCGAGCTGAGCTACGCTAAGCTAACCTTGTCCGAGAGAGCGCACGCTGTGCGTGACGCCGTTGATGACGAGCTGGAAGTCTTCGTTCAACACGGTTTCCATGAAGGTGCACGAAGAGACCCTCTGTCCGCctacaagaggaggaggaagagggcacgaagaggaggagggcacgaagaggaggaggaagagggcacgaagaggaagaggggatcaAAAGGAAACATGTCTTAAGAACGAGGAGGAACTCTAAACCCGAATGTGAAAGTTCCTTCAACAATCGCCGTTTTGAAACGACGGGACATGGAGGACGTTTATCCTCTGTAAAtgtatacatgtttttaaaatcgtgaaaatattacaaaaatagtgatatttaaaacatttttataacattttagaaagtgattaaaaaaaaatcaattataatattaaaggaaatcttaatatttttgtaaatgatattattttaaaaaatgataatatttaaaaagtgataatatttttgaaagtgatcatattttttttaaatgatagtaTTTAAGAAATAGTGATCATATTTTAGAAAGtgataatattttaaaaattatattaaaaaaaaagtgataatATTTTAGAAAGtgataataatttttttaaatgataatatTTAAGAAATACTGATAATATTTTAGaaggttatatatattttttaatgataatataaaaaaaaatattgataaTATTTTAGAAAgtgataatgtttttttaataatatttaaaaatagtgAAATATTTTAGAAagtgatattttttttaatgataatatttaaaaaatagtcagaatcagatcagaatcagaatcagaatcagctttaatggccatgtaggtttgcacatacatggaatttgactccggttacactttgctcttccgtacttatacacacacacaatatacaataagcgggataaatataaaaaagacattaaagacagtagtcaaaaagtgcagatagtgcagatggaagagtctgattaattgttcatcatggtgacggccagtggaaagaagctatttctgtgtctggtggttttggcgtacagtgctctgtagcgcctaccagagggcaggagttggaacagcttgtgtccagggtgtgaagggtctgcagtgatctttcctgcccgcttcctgactctggcggtgtacaagtccagaatggagggaggctggaaccaatggttctttctgcagacctgacgatccgctgtagtctgactctgtcctgtttggtggccgatccaaaccacacagtgatggaagagcagaggacagactggatgatggcggagtaaaaaaggatcagcagctcctgaggcaggttgaacttcctgagctggcgcagaaagtacagcctctgctgggccttttaggatggtgttaatgttggaggcccacttcaggtcccgggagattgtggatcccagaaacttgaaggtctccaccgcaGGAACAGTGCTATTTTGAATGGTGAGCGGGATAGTGttgggggctcctcctgaagtccactgtcatctccacagtcttgagcttgttcagctccaggtggttctgtccacaccagaggaccagccgttcaacctcccgtctgtacgcagactcgtcaccgttcctgatgaggccgatgaccgttgtgtcgtctgcgaacttcaagagcttaacagacgggtcctctgaggtgcagtcgttggtgtagaaggagaagagcagtggagagagcacacatccctggggggcgccagtgcttatggtccgggtgctggatgtggtttttcccagcctcagctgctgcgtcctgtctgtcaggaagtttgtgatccacCGGCAGGTGGGGGCTGGCACGGCGAGCTGGGAGAGTTTGGGTTGTAGAACCTCCGGGATGATCGTGTTgaatgcagagctgaagtccacaaacagaacccttgcatatgtccctggggagtcgaggtgttgcagtaaatggtgcagtcccatatttattgcgtcatccaccgacctgtttgcacggtaggcaaactgcaggggcTCCAGCAGGGCCCTGTGACGTCCTTCAGGTGGGTCAACACCAgcctctcaaaggacttcatgaccacagacgtcagggcgatgggtctgtagtcatttaatcctgtgatggaggatttcttgGGCACCGGGATGATCAAGGAGCGCTTGAAGCAGGAAGGACTTCACAGCTCCAGTGATCGGTTGAAGATCTCCGTGAAGATGGGGACAGCTGTCAGCACAGACTTTCAGGCAGGAGGGGGACACGCCGTCTGGGCCCGGAGCCTTCCTGATCTTCTACCTCTGAAAGAGCCGACTCACATCCTCTTCGCAGATCCTCAGTGCCGGTGGGGGGTTGGATGGGAGAGGTGAGTCAGAGAGTGGAGGTGATTGTTCGATGATGGAGCAGTTGGGCGGGGTGGAAGTGGGCTTGTCGAACCTACAATAGAAGACATTCAGGTCGTCAGCCAGTCGGTGATTGTCCTCAGTGGGGGGGGATGGTCTCTTGTAGTTGGTGAGTACTTCCAGGCCTCTCCAAACTGACGAGGGGTCGTTGgctgaaaactttttttccagcttttcaGTGTAGCTCTTCTTAGCTACCTTGATCTCCCTCGTCAgtgtgtttctggcctggttGTACAGAATCCTGTCCCCACAACCAGGCCAGTGATCATATTGTAGAAAGTactcatatttaaaaagaaatcataATATCCAAAAAAAGTGATAATATTTTAGAAAGTGATaatagctttttttaaatgataatatttaaaaaatagtgaTATTTTAGAAAGtgataatattaaaaaaatgatcatatttaaaaatagtgaaaatatatttcttttaatgatattaaaaaaaagaattgatAATATTTTAGAAAGtgatcatatttaaaaaaatatatatattattaaaaaatatatttatcatatttttgaaagtgatataaaaaaaaatatgatattTAAAAATGATTGATAATGTTTTAGAAAGTGATCATAttttgaacaaatatatatatatatttttaaaaagtgatcatattttgtgtgtgtgtggaggggggggggggttcacctCCGGTGAGCAGGGTGGCCGTGTGCACCCCGGGGTCCTTGGCTGTGATGTCACGCAGCAGGTCACCCACCGTGGTCAACATGGGCGTCACGGTGAAGCGACACTGCTGAccggcagggagagagagagagaggacggggCGACCGAAACTGTAGCGGACAAATGCATctggggagggtgggagggagagagagggagggagggagggagagagagagagagggggagagagagagagagacatcaacAGAAAGTACTTTACTCCTacttacatttattttcattcctCTAGCTCTGCTTTACTTCATACAGTGTAGTACTTTAAACAGTATCAGTACTATCAGTAGTATCAGTACTATCAGTAGTATCAGTAGTATAAGTACTAACAGTAGTATAAGTACTATCAGTCGTATAAGTACTAACAGTAGTATAAGTACTATCAGTCGTATAAGTACTAACAGTAGTATAAGTACTATCAGTCGTATAAGTACTAACAGTAGTATAAGTACTATCAGTCGTATAAGTACTAACAGTAGTATAAGTACTATCAGTCGTATAAGTACTATCAGTCGTTTAAGTACATCATTCCTTGCAGAAgctcatcagcctcagctgtactcTGTGTTTACAAGGCAAACCGATATGCtacagcatgttagcatgctagctcaCAGCTAACGGCCTGGTTGTTAGTGTGAGTCCCGTGGTTACCATGGTTACCTCTGGATGGGGGCTGACTGCTGAAGCCGGACCCGAGACCAGCGGACCAGACCGGACCGgcctggagaggaagagaacgTTATTATATTCACGAGTCCACGACCAACTACAACTAGAACTAGAACTACAACTAGAACTATATAACTAACTAGAACTACAACTCAGTGGTGTAGTCCAGGGTATACGCAGGTATACGGCGTATACCCACTTATTTTTCAGTCAGCATTGCGTTTACCCACTTCTCAAACACCGCTGGTGCCTGGTgcgcattatttataaaacagggcGTTTATCCTTTGCTGTATGGCAGGGCTCTTCAAtaggcggcccgcgggccgaatccggtccCCGAGCTGTTTTGGACTGGCCCCCGGAGTGTgctccaataaaaaaaaaatcttactagcaccgccccccccccccccccccaccgtcaTCAACAACTCTCCTTTGCGCGAGTATACCCACTTCTCCAgggaccactacaccactgcTACAACTATATCTATAACTAACTTTAAATATAACTAAACCATACAGTATAATCTTAACTAAACCTAAAGCTCAAATCTAGAAAGGCGTGTCCCCACAATGTGCAAACAGAGTCCCCAGAAGGCTGGttaaacaagcacacacacacacacacacaatcacacacacacacacacacacacacacacacactcacttagaGAAGTACGAGTACAAGCAGGAGAACTGTAGGAGTAGTTTTAGGAGCAGCAGTACTCGTAGTATGTGTAGTAATAGTACACACTCAGCAGTACTCGTAGTATTTGTATCTTTAAGAACCAGATGTTGAACTCACGGAGAAGATTCTGAGTCCTGGAGATTTGAAACGGCAGAAAAACCTGGAGAGCAGCATTCtcctcttttccttctcctcttcctcttctccttctcctcttcctcttctcctcttcctcctttccttctccttcttcttcagtgAAGTAAACAGGACGAACCTTCAGGCTGGAATGCTTGTGGGGCGAGTGgttttcaggaggaggaggaggaggaggaagaagaagaggaggaggaggaaactttaaaacaggaagtggttctccacacaggaagtgagtgacACACTCACAGCAAGTTAACCTGTCATTTAAAACAGAAACATCAGAGTATGTTGAACTACTAGTACACATTATGTTGTGTACTCTGATGTCAGACACTGAGCTCCATCTGTTCATGGATTATTAATTtcacttcatcatttataatatatttaaacttccagaagtatataaagtatttaCCCTGAGCTCCTGAACTACACGCACATCACGTGGTCcaactcccagcatgcattgctcTACTGGTTTCTGTCTGTCGGCTGCAGTTCAACATGCAACCACAGGGAGGCGCCAACGTCCCACCGGTCACCTGCtgtagtacaataacaagtactacatgtacctctgagatgtagtacactaacaagtactacatgtacctctgaggtagtacaataacaagtactacatgtaactctgaggtagtacaataacaagtactacatgtacctctgagatgtagtacagtaacaagtactacatgtacctctgaggtagtacaataacaagtactacatgtacctctgagatgtagtacactaacaagtactacatgtaactctgaggtagtacaataacaagtactacatgtacctctgagatgtagtacactaacaagtactacatgtacctctgagatgtagtacactaacaagtactacatgtacctctgaggtagtacaataacaagtactacatgtacctctgagatgtagtacagtaacaagtactacatgtacccctgaggtagtacaataacaagtactacatgtacctctgaggtagtacaataacaagtactacatgtacctctgagatgtagtacagtaacaagtactacatgtacctctgaggtagtacaataacaagtactacatgtacccctgaggtagtacagtaagaagtactacatgtacctctgaggtagtacagtaacaagtactacatgtacctctgaggtagtacagtaagaagtactacatgtacctctgaggtagtacaataacaagtactacatgtacctctgaggtagtacagtaagaagtactacatgtacctctgaggtagtacaataacaagtactacatgtacctctgaggtagtacagtaacaagtactacatgtacccctgaggtagtacagtaagaagtactacatgtacctctgaggtagtacaataacaagtactacatgtacctctgagatgtagtacagtaacaagtactacatgtacctctgaggtagtacaataacaagtactacatgtacctctgaggtagtacagtaacaagtactacatgtacccctgaggtagtacagtaagaagtactacatgtacctctgaggtagtacaataacaagtactacatgtacctctgagatgtagtacagtaacaagtactacatgtacctctgaggtagtacaataacaagtactgcatgtacctctgaggtagtacagtaacaagtactacatgtacccctgaggtagtacagtaagaagtactacatgtacctctgaggtagtacaataacaagtactacatgtacctctgaggtagtacagtaagaagtactacatgtacctctgaggtagtacaataacaagtactacatgtacctctgaggtagtacagtaagaagtactacatgtacctctgaggtagtacaataacaagtactacatgtacctctgaggtagtacagtaagaagtactacatgtacctctgaggtagtacagtaagaagtactacatgtacctctgaggtagtacagtaacaagtactacatgtacctctgaggtagtacagtaagaagtactacatgtacctctgaggtagtacaataacaagtactacatgtacccctgaggtagtacaataacaagtactacatgtacctctgaggtagtacagtaacaagtactacatgtacctctgaggtagtacagtaacaagtactacatgtacctctgaggtagtacaataacaagtactacatgtacctctgaggtagtacagtaacaagtactacatgtacccctgaggtagtacagtaacaagtactacatgtacctctgaggtagtacagtaacaagtactacatgtacctctgaggtagtacaataacaagtactacatgtacctctgaggtagtacaataacaagtactacatgtacctctgaggtagtacagtaagaagtactacatgtacctctgaggtagtacagtaacaagtactacatgtacccctgaggtagtacagtaagaagtactacatgtacctctgagaggtagtacagtaacaagtactacatgtacccctgaggtagtacagtaagaagtactacatgtacctctgaggtagtacagtaacaagtactacatgtacccctgaggtagtacagtaagaagtactacatgtacctctgagaggtagtacagtaacaagtactacatgtacctctgaggtagtacagtaacaagtactacatgtacctctgaggtagtacagtaacaagtactacatgtacctctgagatgtagtacagtaagaagtactacatgtacctctgaggtagtacagtaacaagtactacatgtacccctgaggtagtacaataacaagtactacatgtacccctGAGGTAGTATagtaacaagtactacatgtacctctgaggtagtacagtaacaagtactacatgtacccctgaggtagtacaataacaagtactacatgtacctctgaggtagtacagtaacaagtactacatgtacctctgaggtagtacaataacaagtactacatgtacctctgagatgtagtacagtaacaagtactacatgtacctctgaggtagtacagtaacaagtactacatgtacccctgaggtagtacagtaacaagtactacatgtacctctgaggtagtacaataacaagtactacatgcccccccccccgccccccctttcAGGTGTATCGATGAGGGGGCGCGCGGGTATCGATGTGCGCGTGTCCTATAAAGGCTCGAGGAGCTTCACCTGGGCACGAGCAGCGGGACCGGAGACACCGGAGACACACCGGTGAGACACACCGGAGACCCACCGGAGACACACCGGTGACACACCTGACCCACCGGAGACCCACCGGAGACACACCGGTGAGACACACCGGAGACACACCTGACCCACCGGAGACACCGGAGACACACCGGTGAGACAACGGAGACTCACCTGGCCGACCGGAGACTCACCGAAAAACAGGAGACATACCGGGGACCCACCGGAGAGAGTAGCCGGACGTCCCGCGAGCTCTAGGTAAGTCGTGATTGGGTAtctgcttttcaaaataagagctcacCTGTACATGTTAACGGAGGCCGGAGGGTCTGTGACGTCATGGTTTCTGCTCCTCGACCTGCAGCACCGGTCATGACCCGTCACCTGCTGCTGATGGTGCGTGTCGCGCTCGTGCTCGCGGCGTGCTCCCGCGGCTCGGCGGGGTCGCGCATCCGACTGAACTCCATCCGGACCGTGATCCTCAGGGAGGGGCACGCGCTGCCCGCCAACCGGAGCACGTGGGGGCCGAGCCTGGGCCTggcggtgagtgtgtgtgtgtgtgtgtgtgtgtgtgtgtgtgtgtgtgtgtgtctctctgtgtgtgtgtgtgtgtgtgtgtgtctgtgtgtgtgtgtctgtgtgtgtgtatgtctctgtgtgtgtgtctgtgtgtgtgtgtgtgtctctgtgtgtgtgtgtgtgtgtgtgtgtgcgtgtgtgtgtgtgcgtgtgtgagagagtgtgtgagagtgtgtgcccATGacgtcatctctctctctctctctctgtctctgtctctctcactctttctctctctttctctctctcttcagttcCATCAGTGCATCAGTGACCTGGAGTGCAGTGAGGGGAGCTActgccacgccccctctcaaggctccgcccccccgcgCTGCCACACCTGTCGCAGGAGGAAGAGGCGTTGCCACAGGGACGGGATGTGTTGCCCCAGCAACCGCTGCAGCAACGGTAAGATCAAAGGctttctgtccctcctccttcctcctctccatcaacATGAAGTCTCAggtgttcctcctcttcatcaacaTGAAGTCTCAGGTGTTCCTCCTCTTGCAGACGTCTGCATGGCCGACGCCGCCGTCACGTCTCAGATGATCCCCGACCACGACGGAGGGAGGACAGCTCCGTCCCGagggtggaggaagagaggcagggcggaggtcaaaggtcagccatgagtattattattgttattattattatggaccGACTGGGTTGTGTTTAGAGATGAACCATGATGAGTAAAGTAGAACACGTCATAATAACTTATTATAACTCATAATAACTTGTTATAAATCATAATAACTTGTTATAACACATAATAACTCATAATAACTTGTTATAAATCATAATAAATCATAATAACTTATTATAACTTGTAATAACTCATAATAACTTGTTATAACGCATAATAACTCATAATAACTGATTATAACTCATAATAACTTGTTATAACTCGTAATAACTCATTATAACTCATAATAACTTGTTATAACTCATAGAAAACTtgttataatgtattataactCTTAATAACTTATTATCAATAAATCATAAAactatgaaaaagaaaagtttaaattattttacacaaattctaaaacaaaataatctaaatatccgacatgttttaatgttaatgCTCGTGACATGTTCAAGGATCGTCAGTTTTTACAGCTACTGACGTTTTCTGTGCTTGTGACAGTCGATTCCtcctaaaagaagaagaagagttttcATTTGTTCTCTTCATTCATAACCCACTGGCTCTCTGCATCGAGGCCTCTGATTGGCCCAGACCAGTCCCTGTGTAACGTGCTCCCTGTGTAATgtgctccctgtgtaacgtgctccctgtgtagcatgctccctgtgtaacgtgcTTCCTGTGTAATgtgctccctgtgtaacgtgctccctgtgtaatgtgctccctgtgtaacgtgttctctgtgtaacgtgctccctgtgtaacgtgttctctgtgtaatgtgctccctgtgtaacgtgctccctgtgtaacgtgttctctgtgtaatgtgttccctgtgtaacatgttccctgtgtaatgtgctccctgtgtaacgtgttccctgtgtaacgtgctccctgtgtaacctgctccctgtgtaacgtgttcCCTGTATAACGTGCGCCCTATGTAACATGCTCCCTGTGTAACatgctccctgtgtaacgtgttccctgtgtaacgtgttccctgtgtaacgtgttcTTTATGTAACGTGCTCCCTGTGTAACatgctccctgtgtaacgtgttccctgtgtaacgtgttcTCTGTGTAACGTGTTCCCTGTGTAACGTGCTCCCTGTGTAAGGTGTTCTCTGTGTAACatgctccctgtgtaacgtgttcCCTGTGTAACATGCCCCCCTGTGTAAAGTGTTCTCTGTGTAACGTTCTCCCTGTGTAACatgctccctgtgtaacgtgttccctgtgtaacattctccctgtgtaacgtgttctctgtgtcacgtgttctctgtgtaacgtgctccctgtgtaacatgttccctgtgtaatgtgttccctgtgtaacgtgttctctgtgtaacatgttccctgtgtaacgtgttccctgtgtagcatgctccctgtgtaacatgctccctgtgtaatgtgctccctgtgtaacctgctccctgtgtaacgtgctccctgtgtaacgtgttctctgtgtcacgtgttctctgtgtaatgtgctccctgtgtaacatttccctgtgtaacgtgctccctgtgtaatgtgctccctgtgtaatgtgctccctgtgtaacatgttccctgtgtaacgtgttccctgtgtaacctgctccctgtgtaaagtgttccctgtgtaacgtgctccctgtgtaacgtgctccctgtgtaacattctccctgtgtaacgtgttctctgtgtcacgtgttctctgtgtaacgtgctccctgtgtaacatgttccctgtgtaatgtgttccctgtgtaacgtgttctctgtgtaacatgttccctgtgtaacgtgttccctgtgtaacattctccctgtgtaacgtgctccctgtgtaacgtACTCCCTGTGTAACATTctccctgtgtaacgtgttctctgtgtcacgtgttctctgtgtaacgtgctccctgtgtaacatgttccctgtgtaatgtgttccctgtgtaacgtgttctctgtgtaacatgttccctgtgtaacgtgttcCCTGTGTAGCATCCTCCCTGTGTAGCATGCTCCCTGTGTAACatgctccctgtgtaacgtgctccctgtgtagcatgctccctgtgtaacgtgttcTCTGTGTCACGTGTTCTCTGTGTAATGTGCTCCCTGTGTAACATTTCCCTGTGTAATGTGTtccctgtgtaacgtgttctctgtgtaacatgttccctgtgtaacgtgctccctgtgtaatgtgctccctgtgtaatgtgctccctgtgtaacgtgttccctgtgtaacgtgttccctgtgtaacctgctccctgtgtaacctgctccctgtgtaaagtgttccctgtgtaacgtgctccctgtgtaacgtgctccctgtgtaacattctccctgtgtaacgtgttctctgtgtcacgtgttctctgtgtaacgtgttccctgtgtaacgtgttcCCTGTGTAAAGTGTTCCCTGTGTAACGTGCTCCCTGTGTAACATTCTCCCTGTGTCACGTGTTCTCTGTGTCACGTGTTCTCTGTGTAACGTGTTCCCTGTGTAACATGTTCCCTGTGTAAcgtgctccctgtgtaacgtgttccctgtgtaacgtgttctctgtgtcacgtgttctctgtgtaacgtgttccctgtgtaacgtgttcCCTGTGTAACGTGCTCCCTGTGTAACATTCTCCCTGTGTAATGTGTTCCCTGTGTAAcgtgctccctgtgtaacgtgttccctgtgtaacgtgctccctgtgtaacgtgctccctgtgtaaagtgttccctgtgtaacattctccctgtgtaacgtgttccctgtgtaacgtgctccctgtgtaacgtgttccctgtgtaacg
Encoded here:
- the LOC130212226 gene encoding calcium uniporter regulatory subunit MCUb, mitochondrial-like isoform X4 encodes the protein MLLSRFFCRFKSPGLRIFSAGPVWSAGLGSGFSSQPPSRGNHDAFVRYSFGRPVLSLSLPAGQQCRFTVTPMLTTVGDLLRDITAKDPGVHTATLLTGGGQRVSSCTFMETVLNEDFQLVINGVTHSVRSLGQGSSHEHVQGVDDVKYVVRLLQAALAPPQRQHAAHGELLAARERLAAQLQPLEAVSVKMAQEAESRASLLGWGGLAYLSLQGGFLGYLTWYVFAWDVMEPITFFISLTTSMIFFSYYVLTKQMCETVSSSTSSTRGRRNRSSM
- the LOC130212226 gene encoding calcium uniporter protein, mitochondrial-like isoform X3: MLLSRFFCRFKSPGLRIFSAGPVWSAGLGSGFSSQPPSRGNHDAFVRYSFGRPVLSLSLPAGQQCRFTVTPMLTTVGDLLRDITAKDPGVHTATLLTGGGQRVSSCTFMETVLNEDFQLVINGVTHSVRSLGQGSSHEHVQGVDDVKYVVRLLQAALAPPQRQHAAHGELLAARERLAAQLQPLEAVSVKMAQEAESRASLLGWGGLAYLSLQGGFLGYLTCMIFFSYYVLTKQELIYPDVRDRQFLHFFHQGATQQKFNVNKYNDLKEEMAKVEAGLRTLRRAIRLQEDPPHSA
- the LOC130212226 gene encoding calcium uniporter regulatory subunit MCUb, mitochondrial-like isoform X1, with protein sequence MLLSRFFCRFKSPGLRIFSAGPVWSAGLGSGFSSQPPSRGNHDAFVRYSFGRPVLSLSLPAGQQCRFTVTPMLTTVGDLLRDITAKDPGVHTATLLTGGGQRVSSCTFMETVLNEDFQLVINGVTHSVRSLGQGSSHEHVQGVDDVKYVVRLLQAALAPPQRQHAAHGELLAARERLAAQLQPLEAVSVKMAQEAESRASLLGWGGLAYLSLQGGFLGYLTWYVFAWDVMEPITFFISLTTSMIFFSYYVLTKQELIYPDVRDRQFLHFFHQGATQQKFNVNKYNDLKEEMAKVEAGLRTLRRAIRLQEDPPHSA
- the LOC130212226 gene encoding calcium uniporter regulatory subunit MCUb, mitochondrial-like isoform X2; this translates as MLLSRFFCRFKSPGLRIFSAGPVWSAGLGSGFSSQPPSRDAFVRYSFGRPVLSLSLPAGQQCRFTVTPMLTTVGDLLRDITAKDPGVHTATLLTGGGQRVSSCTFMETVLNEDFQLVINGVTHSVRSLGQGSSHEHVQGVDDVKYVVRLLQAALAPPQRQHAAHGELLAARERLAAQLQPLEAVSVKMAQEAESRASLLGWGGLAYLSLQGGFLGYLTWYVFAWDVMEPITFFISLTTSMIFFSYYVLTKQELIYPDVRDRQFLHFFHQGATQQKFNVNKYNDLKEEMAKVEAGLRTLRRAIRLQEDPPHSA